DNA sequence from the Onthophagus taurus isolate NC chromosome 4, IU_Otau_3.0, whole genome shotgun sequence genome:
TGTACATTACGGTTTTCGAAAGCTCTAATATACTGAAACCCACATACAGCGGTTTGCAATAACGAACTTCCGCGACGTTCAATTGAACGGCTATCAAATTAtcgcaaaatattttcgaagatttaaaatttggtttagctATTAGGGCTTCCACGCCCGGTTTCTTATGACGACATTCCCAGTGGGTAACTAGTCTTATATCCACTCgcttttccacattttccatTGTCTTACCGTATACGATGTTATTCATtgctttgtaatgatttttttcaaattcattcttaGCTTTCGCACGTTTATCGGAATTGAAATCGATGTAGCTCCGCATCCAGttggattgtttaaattctaataCTCTGTAAATCTTCGTTAGTTTCAATCCGAACTTGATACACTGCTTTAGATTCACGTAATGAatgatgtattttgttttattttccaaatttgctattaactttgcattttttgaacCTGGGGGTACAATCCGTTCTGGACAAAATGGCAAATCGTTGTGTTCATCATGTATTGCTTCCGGATACTCTAAATCTACCTCGAACACGTAACCCTTTTCGGAATCGTCTTCCGTATTGTAAATATCTAACTTTTGAATCTCTTCATCTGATAGCCATCGAAATCCACCCGTCGGTAATTTTCGTCTCATTGCGTGTCCATACAAATTCGTAGCGTCGAGATACAAAATATAAGATGGGTCTCTGGTTTCATCAAATtccatcattaatttattgttagccTTCGCACTGCGTTTAGTGCACATACTTAATCCACCgcgaataccatttttaaagaagtgtaacatgtctatgtccgttaataattctaattttacccCTGTCATTCGTAATAATGCATCCCAACCGAAGCCCGGCGCTGTGAAGTAATGACATGGATCTAAAGAGTAGTACTTCATCGAGATGGTTCGGAAATTCTCAAATACGTCCGCCAAAAGTAAAACGTCAGACGTTAAATAAATGTCGCTATATTCGCCTAAAGTGCGACAGTTAAATAAGTTCCACACCGTTTGTGCAcgacaataattttcttcggTTATACTATCGTCGCATAAAGTATTGTAAAAACTACTTCGATCTGGCAGAGCGGTAAGATTCAGCTTTTCGAATGAATCCACAAAGGAATACGGAAAAACTCCTTTCTGACGTATAAGTCGAAACTGTTCTTCgttcctaaaatattttctgatttgAACGCATTGGTTGTCTTCCAAAAATGAACCCAACTTCTCTAGCGATAAAGCCATAAACCTAAATGAATCCACAAATCTCAATTTCATATGAACCCGCCTTAGCTTTCCCTTGCTGTCAATGTTTTCTcctacgataatttttttcgaaaatgatatatacttttctttattctgtGCTATAACGTCCacgtcttcttcttttaatgcCATATCTTTCACAAACATATGACAATCGTAGTTCGAAAGATTGTGAAAGAATATCGGTATGAACtttggtaattgataattgatgttACATACAGCATGTGCGGGTCCTCTATACAACCCAGTTAGGTGATCATGATCGCACACTTTATtaccttcttttattttgtgcgaacAAATGTGACAGATATCCTGCATCTCATGTATTAATCTATCAATAGGTGGTAATGGGAGCATTTCTTTTGGTtggcttaaataatttttgtatatattcagAACGTCATGTTCCAACTTGCTCATGAAAATTTGAGCAGCATTACATCCGCGATAT
Encoded proteins:
- the LOC139429681 gene encoding uncharacterized protein; its protein translation is MSEFQERDSGWTLMQILYMELNLNKYNPIRASNYIDLPSQIKAKRAVINIQNADDACFAWAVTSALHEPNGLPQRTSSYPNYLDCGLDYSNIVFPVKLRDIPVFEKQNKLSINVYGINEYFKDGVMNYDIITMYICRQKEKRHINLLLVTNDSGNSHYCWIKNLSRLLSSQASQNGHEKYICDGCLVFFTSENKLIRHQSDDCSKVRAILPTTNLKINKYGNEEKENILQFENFERQLKIPFVVYVDFEALQKPIADAEATELNDDNSYSVKCFKHEPYAFAYYIKCSYDESLSKFEIYRGCNAAQIFMSKLEHDVLNIYKNYLSQPKEMLPLPPIDRLIHEMQDICHICSHKIKEGNKVCDHDHLTGLYRGPAHAVCNINYQLPKFIPIFFHNLSNYDCHMFVKDMALKEEDVDVIAQNKEKYISFSKKIIVGENIDSKGKLRRVHMKLRFVDSFRFMALSLEKLGSFLEDNQCVQIRKYFRNEEQFRLIRQKGVFPYSFVDSFEKLNLTALPDRSSFYNTLCDDSITEENYCRAQTVWNLFNCRTLGEYSDIYLTSDVLLLADVFENFRTISMKYYSLDPCHYFTAPGFGWDALLRMTGVKLELLTDIDMLHFFKNGIRGGLSMCTKRSAKANNKLMMEFDETRDPSYILYLDATNLYGHAMRRKLPTGGFRWLSDEEIQKLDIYNTEDDSEKGYVFEVDLEYPEAIHDEHNDLPFCPERIVPPGSKNAKLIANLENKTKYIIHYVNLKQCIKFGLKLTKIYRVLEFKQSNWMRSYIDFNSDKRAKAKNEFEKNHYKAMNNIVYGKTMENVEKRVDIRLVTHWECRHKKPGVEALIAKPNFKSSKIFCDNLIAVQLNVAEVRYCKPLYVGFSILELSKTVMYSFFYDYLKVKYGNNITLLYTDTDSLILEITTPNVYEDIKENIESFDTSNYPLENIHNIPRGRSVLGRMKDEYPNRCITSFVGTGAKAYCITLLNDNVKKAKGVKKYVIDKHLSVTDYKRVVECGGSVHKKMYIFKSEFHTMYTELKNKIALSSCDDKRYILPNGCNTLAWGHWLIKRLNANK